From the Natrarchaeobaculum aegyptiacum genome, one window contains:
- a CDS encoding DUF7529 family protein: MTDDATGPADAPEPEWSELLADAADIADRYREVGWDAIVCDPADVAPNTNGERFGLEVAVADETTELLDSLLEREVTFDDAEVYYRPGDGADQRVALAVERATGAETAVFVPLTYSIAAARPVFETALLEGELLIHLRPVDSAAGALADADDPDTWVTFAHDDPSLFLEEADLEAWQAGSSD, translated from the coding sequence GTGACTGACGACGCGACTGGACCGGCCGACGCACCCGAACCCGAGTGGTCGGAACTGCTCGCCGACGCCGCGGACATCGCAGACCGGTACCGCGAGGTGGGCTGGGACGCGATCGTCTGTGATCCCGCCGACGTCGCCCCGAACACGAACGGAGAGCGGTTCGGCCTCGAGGTCGCCGTCGCCGACGAGACCACAGAGTTGCTCGACTCGCTGCTCGAGCGCGAGGTCACCTTCGACGATGCCGAAGTGTACTACCGGCCGGGAGACGGGGCAGATCAGCGAGTCGCGCTCGCGGTCGAACGCGCGACGGGCGCGGAGACGGCCGTGTTCGTCCCGCTGACCTACTCGATCGCGGCCGCCCGACCGGTGTTCGAGACCGCACTGCTCGAGGGCGAACTGCTGATTCACCTCCGACCTGTCGATTCGGCGGCTGGCGCGCTCGCAGACGCCGACGACCCGGACACGTGGGTGACGTTCGCCCACGACGACCCGTCGCTCTTTCTCGAGGAGGCAGACCTCGAGGCGTGGCAGGCAGGCTCGAGCGACTGA
- a CDS encoding DUF5806 family protein, with protein sequence MSDDGLDGVDRDDDRDHGDDASEDETDDDRPNAAGDADDRSREPDAKTTSPPSTAESGDAHGEGDTGAGETTLEYDAADVDGEDGGPMPNVPDPEPDPEDEVPEDVRKYARFKKMDGAQYDRVNEFLRDRTYITAREWAIARLCADFRTETGVEMTKIGENLPELVPFMTDTYTPQAVNQARSSFDDKVRKAGATFLYGAMCDFYTAEELDDVMYEVTEVAKFLLEVEGVDLTVDEELEAEERISSVMREVREASKALRDEETDS encoded by the coding sequence ATGAGCGACGATGGACTGGACGGCGTCGACCGCGACGACGACCGGGACCACGGTGACGACGCGTCCGAGGACGAGACCGACGACGACCGACCCAACGCTGCTGGCGACGCAGACGACAGGAGCCGGGAGCCGGATGCAAAGACGACGAGCCCCCCATCCACGGCCGAATCGGGCGACGCGCACGGGGAAGGTGATACTGGCGCTGGGGAGACCACACTCGAGTACGACGCAGCCGACGTCGACGGCGAAGACGGAGGACCGATGCCGAACGTCCCCGATCCAGAGCCGGACCCGGAGGACGAGGTTCCCGAAGACGTCCGAAAGTACGCCCGCTTCAAGAAGATGGACGGCGCGCAGTACGATCGGGTCAACGAGTTCCTGCGAGATCGAACCTACATCACGGCCCGCGAGTGGGCCATCGCCCGCCTCTGTGCCGATTTCCGGACCGAGACCGGCGTCGAGATGACCAAAATCGGGGAGAACCTGCCCGAACTGGTCCCGTTCATGACCGACACCTACACCCCGCAGGCGGTCAACCAGGCCCGGTCGTCGTTCGACGACAAGGTCCGGAAAGCCGGCGCAACGTTCCTCTACGGCGCGATGTGCGACTTCTACACCGCGGAGGAACTCGACGACGTCATGTACGAGGTCACCGAGGTCGCCAAATTCTTACTCGAGGTCGAAGGCGTCGACCTCACCGTCGACGAAGAACTCGAGGCCGAAGAGCGCATCTCGAGTGTCATGCGAGAGGTCAGGGAAGCCAGCAAGGCGTTACGAGACGAAGAGACCGACTCGTAG
- a CDS encoding thiolase family protein, whose protein sequence is MSQTPVVVKAVRTPQGKEGGVFEDARSEDLSVALIDEILAETGIEADAVDDLMWGCAQQRGEQDNNLARIIAMLSELGEGTPATTINRWCASSMQAVMSASDAIAAGNRDAIIAGGVEHMTRVPMDSAGSEYHPDLLEEYNIMELQMGMTAEAVAEEYDISREQQDEYAAQSQQNAVEATEEGRFEDEIVPIETDDGTVTEDEGIRPGTTAEKLADLPTVFKSDGSVTPGNASQISDGAAALLITSKEFAENNDLEILAEVGMNNVAGVDPRVMGIGPVPATRGLLERNGRDIDDYDLVELNEAFASQTVYSRDELGIDPDIFNVNGGAIAIGHPLGASGARLPVSLIHELKKRGGGLGLATLCVGFGQGAAIEFEVN, encoded by the coding sequence ATGTCACAGACGCCTGTCGTAGTGAAGGCTGTCCGGACGCCACAGGGGAAAGAAGGCGGCGTATTCGAAGACGCCCGGAGTGAGGACCTCTCGGTCGCGCTGATCGACGAGATCCTCGCCGAGACCGGCATCGAGGCCGACGCCGTCGACGATCTGATGTGGGGGTGTGCCCAGCAGCGCGGCGAGCAGGACAACAACCTCGCCCGTATCATCGCTATGCTCTCGGAACTCGGCGAGGGGACCCCCGCGACGACGATCAACCGCTGGTGTGCCTCCTCGATGCAGGCCGTCATGTCCGCCTCCGACGCTATCGCCGCGGGCAACCGCGACGCGATCATCGCCGGCGGCGTCGAGCACATGACCCGCGTCCCGATGGACAGCGCGGGCAGCGAGTACCACCCCGACCTCCTCGAGGAGTATAACATCATGGAACTCCAGATGGGGATGACCGCAGAAGCCGTCGCCGAAGAGTACGACATCAGCCGCGAGCAACAGGACGAGTACGCCGCCCAGAGCCAGCAAAACGCCGTCGAGGCGACCGAGGAAGGCCGCTTCGAGGACGAGATCGTCCCGATCGAGACCGACGACGGGACGGTCACCGAAGACGAGGGCATCCGCCCCGGTACCACCGCCGAGAAACTCGCCGACCTCCCGACGGTGTTCAAATCCGACGGGAGCGTCACCCCCGGCAACGCCTCTCAGATCTCCGACGGCGCGGCCGCCCTGCTCATCACGAGCAAGGAGTTCGCCGAGAACAACGACCTCGAGATCCTCGCGGAAGTCGGCATGAACAACGTCGCCGGCGTCGACCCGCGCGTGATGGGGATCGGTCCGGTGCCTGCGACCCGCGGCCTGCTCGAGCGCAACGGTCGTGACATCGACGACTACGACCTCGTCGAACTCAACGAGGCGTTCGCGAGCCAGACGGTCTACTCGCGTGACGAACTCGGCATCGACCCCGACATCTTCAACGTCAACGGCGGTGCGATCGCGATCGGTCACCCGCTTGGTGCCTCGGGTGCACGCCTGCCGGTGAGCCTGATCCACGAACTCAAAAAGCGCGGTGGCGGTCTCGGACTGGCGACGCTCTGTGTCGGCTTCGGACAGGGTGCAGCGATCGAGTTCGAGGTTAACTAA